From a region of the Rouxiella sp. S1S-2 genome:
- the secG gene encoding preprotein translocase subunit SecG translates to MYDALLVIFLIVAIGLVGLVMLQQGKGADMGASFGAGASGTLFGSSGSGNFMTRMTAILAALFFVISLILGNMSTNKSQKGSEWENLGQPVKSEQTTAPAAPTGPSSDIPK, encoded by the coding sequence ATGTACGATGCTCTTCTGGTGATTTTCCTTATCGTGGCAATCGGCCTTGTCGGTCTGGTTATGCTGCAACAAGGTAAAGGTGCAGATATGGGAGCCTCTTTCGGAGCAGGTGCATCTGGCACGTTGTTCGGTTCGAGCGGTTCCGGTAACTTTATGACCCGCATGACGGCTATTTTGGCGGCGCTGTTCTTCGTCATTAGTTTGATCTTGGGGAACATGAGCACCAATAAAAGCCAAAAAGGCAGCGAGTGGGAAAATCTGGGTCAGCCAGTTAAATCTGAGCAGACTACTGCACCGGCAGCTCCTACAGGCCCAAGCAGCGATATTCCTAAGTAA
- the rimP gene encoding ribosome maturation factor RimP, with protein MSTLEQKLTEMISAPVEALGFELVGIEFVRARQSTLRIYIDSEDGINVDDCADVSHQVSAVLEVEDPITVAYNLEVSSPGLDRPMFTAAHYQRFLGDEVSVVLRMAMQNRRKWQGIIKAVEGEMITVTVDGKDEVFALSNIQKANLVPHF; from the coding sequence TTGTCCACATTAGAACAAAAATTAACAGAGATGATTTCAGCGCCGGTCGAAGCATTAGGTTTCGAGCTGGTAGGTATTGAGTTCGTTCGAGCTCGCCAATCGACACTACGCATCTATATTGATAGTGAAGACGGGATCAACGTTGATGATTGTGCTGATGTCAGCCACCAGGTTAGCGCTGTACTCGAAGTAGAAGACCCGATTACCGTTGCCTACAATCTGGAAGTTTCCTCCCCGGGCCTCGACCGCCCTATGTTCACCGCCGCTCATTATCAACGTTTCCTCGGTGATGAAGTCAGCGTGGTATTGCGTATGGCAATGCAGAACCGCCGCAAATGGCAGGGAATAATCAAGGCTGTCGAAGGCGAAATGATCACGGTTACGGTGGATGGTAAAGACGAAGTGTTCGCACTGAGCAACATCCAGAAGGCGAACCTGGTACCCCACTTTTAA
- the glmM gene encoding phosphoglucosamine mutase, with protein sequence MSDRKYFGTDGIRGKVGDTPITPDFVLKLGWAAGKVLARHSFGKVIIGKDTRISGYMLESALEAGLAAAGLSASFTGPMPTPAIAYLTRTFRAEAGIVISASHNPYYDNGIKFFSTDGTKLPDHVEEAIEAEMEKPLTCVESAELGKASRIVDAAGRYIEFCKGTFPAELSLSGLKIVVDCANGATYHIAPSVMRELGAKVIAIGCEPDGMNINEGCGATDVALLQQRVLEEKADLGLAFDGDGDRIIMVDHEGNKVDGDQILYIIAREGLRQGQLRGGVVGTLMSNMGLELALKQLGIPFARAKVGDRYVLEKLQEKGWRIGAENSGHVILLDKTTTGDGIVAGLQVLTAMVRNHMTLHDLCSGMKLLPQILVNVRFSGESDPLEDANVKSITADVEKQLAGKGRVLLRKSGTEPLIRVMVEGEDAVLVEKLANHIADAVKAV encoded by the coding sequence ATGAGCGACCGTAAATACTTTGGTACAGACGGCATTCGTGGCAAAGTTGGCGATACCCCGATTACGCCTGATTTTGTATTAAAGCTCGGTTGGGCTGCGGGCAAAGTACTGGCTCGTCACAGCTTCGGCAAAGTGATTATCGGTAAAGATACCCGTATCTCAGGCTATATGCTGGAGTCTGCTCTTGAGGCGGGGCTTGCTGCCGCGGGGCTTTCAGCCTCATTCACCGGCCCAATGCCAACGCCGGCGATTGCATACCTGACCCGCACCTTCCGCGCTGAGGCAGGTATCGTCATTTCTGCTTCCCACAATCCGTATTACGACAACGGCATTAAATTTTTCTCGACCGACGGGACAAAGTTGCCGGATCACGTAGAGGAAGCCATCGAAGCCGAGATGGAAAAGCCGCTGACCTGTGTTGAGTCTGCCGAATTAGGTAAAGCCAGCCGTATTGTTGACGCTGCAGGCCGCTACATTGAATTTTGCAAAGGCACTTTTCCGGCTGAGCTTAGCCTAAGCGGATTAAAAATTGTTGTCGACTGCGCCAACGGCGCCACCTATCACATTGCACCCAGCGTCATGCGTGAACTGGGTGCCAAAGTGATTGCTATCGGCTGCGAGCCGGACGGCATGAACATCAATGAAGGCTGCGGGGCTACCGACGTGGCGTTATTACAGCAGCGCGTACTTGAAGAAAAGGCCGATCTGGGTCTGGCCTTTGACGGCGACGGCGACCGCATCATTATGGTCGACCACGAAGGCAACAAGGTTGATGGCGACCAGATCCTCTACATCATTGCCCGGGAAGGCCTGCGTCAAGGCCAACTGCGCGGCGGTGTGGTCGGCACGCTGATGAGCAACATGGGCCTTGAGCTGGCACTCAAACAGTTGGGGATCCCTTTTGCTCGTGCTAAAGTCGGCGACCGTTACGTCCTTGAAAAATTGCAGGAAAAAGGCTGGCGCATCGGGGCTGAAAATTCCGGGCACGTTATTTTGCTCGACAAAACCACGACCGGCGACGGCATTGTGGCCGGTTTGCAAGTGCTTACTGCAATGGTCCGCAATCATATGACTTTGCACGACTTGTGCAGTGGCATGAAACTGCTGCCGCAGATTTTGGTTAACGTGCGCTTCTCCGGCGAGAGCGATCCACTGGAAGACGCAAACGTTAAAAGTATCACCGCAGACGTCGAAAAACAGTTGGCGGGTAAAGGTCGCGTGTTGTTGCGTAAATCTGGCACCGAGCCACTGATCCGCGTGATGGTCGAAGGTGAAGATGCCGTATTGGTTGAAAAACTGGCCAATCACATTGCCGATGCCGTAAAAGCCGTTTGA